The genomic stretch TTATCACCACAACATTTATGGAGCTAAGGTCTGAGGCACTGTCGAACCTCACCTGTCTCATGGGTTCTTCCAAAATATGCCAGTTGGGGCTAGAAATCAGTCAAGGAGGAAGCTATACCACTTTCTCACCTCACCTCTCTCCCCAGTCCTGGCTCTAGGCACTTGAAAACCCCTCCAAGGCAGCCCAGTTTTCCCTTACCATACCAGCTCCTGTGGCTGCACTGACTGTCAGAGAGGCCTTTGTAGGGCCTTGGTCAGTCTTTGACTGCAACATTCTGGATGGGGCTATGCTTGTTGGAGAGGTGTAAGCCTCACCATGGGTCCCTTTTGGGAGGGAGAGAGCTACACTGAGTAGGTTGAACCAGTGGCAAGGCTGAggaggtgaaatgctggggtttcaaccccaagacccaagttaaggttgacacatgggtgattcccacagcccttcccaaaggggggtgagtttccctttaggctcccccccagggtgctccggcctggcagacagagccattgggtaaaggagccccaggtgtctgcattgagtaacccaaggtcaggtgtcccactgagggatcaaagctgggaccccttgcaggaggggcagtgtctgtgtgtgaggtgggtgccctgtgcagagttccctgttggggaaggacctcctgcctccctgggactgggctccactcaggtctggcttttgtaaacatgggctgtgtagagattcagtgtgtggcttccttggtctgatgtgtttggcttgtttgtctcccgtcccttctatgggagactgcatgtcaccatttattccacccattgttggtcgtgtggtgtcattgttggggtcagtgggattgatgttgattatgtataatctgactgacttgtttgtacccccagcgctcacccatgtactgacccttttgtatcaaatacaatttggttattggttcatctctatactggctgtgtcctttatgctaggcctgataattggttAAACAGGGGTGTCAGCAGTTAAGTGGGAGTCTGGGGCATGAATAATAGTCAACAGAAGTCTCAGGTGACATTGCATGCCTGGGAGTAGAGGAGCTGTAAAGCTCGGCATGCTGTGAATAATTGAGCAATACAGTCACTTTTTGACTGTTGGGCAGAATAAGGCCAGGATACTTCAAAAGCAACTCATGGACAAGCAGGTGAGCTATGTCTCCTGTCTCTGAGAAACAGCATTTTACATCAGTGACCTTCAATACTGGGCCTTCGCCAGCCTCTCATTTTCCCAGTGTTGTAGGTATTTGATTGTGTGGTTAAAGGTTCACCTCTGCAAACACAAAGGAATACAGAGGATCAACAGCAGGCAGAGGAACATGTCTTGTGAGAGCACATGTattacaaggagcggctgagggaactgggggggtttagtctggagaagaggaggctgaggggagacctcatcgccctctacagctccctgacaggtgggtacagagagctggggatgagtaaccaagtaacaagcaataggacaagagggaatggcctccagttgtgccagggaaggtttagactggatattaggaagtgtttttttccagaaggggttgttgagctttggaatgggctgcccagggaggtggtggagtccccatccctggagggattgaagagttgggttgactcagcgctgagggatctggtggagttgagaatggtcagtgtgaggttagtggttggattggaggatcttcaaggtcttttccaacctaggtgattctgtgaacccCAGTAACCTAGGCAGAGACAATGGAGCACCCTGAGGTGGCTtttcccagggctgtcccaggagAGGGATCAGCCACACTGTCTGGGTATGAGACCCACCAGACACATATTGACTCTCCTCACCTCAGACTGAAGGGAGGAATGCACTCCTTTGGTCATGCCCTGCATCTGAACACCTGTCATAGACAAAAGAATAGCTTAAACTGTGAATGTTAACAGGCAACACATGACTGGGTCCATGTTTATGGCAAGGTGTGTGTGTGAATGTCTGAACCTGAATTCTGAACTGTCAAACAAAAGCTGGCTACTTGCTAACTGCAACCAGTATGGGCTGATTGTAAATGTTGGTAACACTTGGAATAAGCAATAGTGACATGTCATGGATCCTACAATTAATAAAGAGATATGAGACAGAACCATTAATTAGGAGGCTGAACGGGTATTGTACTACTCAGGCAGACAATTTAGATTGGGAAAACTGAGTGTGATATGACAAAAAGAAGGGTTCCccaaaagaaaaagggaacttgaaaagaagaaagggacccagaaagaaaaaggtgaagaTCCTGTCTGGAGGAAATATCCTGGAAGTGGGGGAAGATCTTGAGACCAGACAGCTGCATGGAGACAAATGCCAGGAGATGCCCAGGGACCTTGTCCAGTGACCTCCAAGGCTGGTAACGGCGAGCAGCTGCACAGCAGGAACCAAGGTGACTTTCTGCCTGACCCTCTGGACCTGCGGTAACCTCCCTGCACTATGCATGTGCTGAACCTCATCAATGCACAtgtaaaaaggagaaataatCAAGTAGGGGCTAATCTTGTTGGTTGCTGGATAAAACCCAGAATCTAGATATTCTACAGATTGTTGTTTATTCTAATTTCCCTGAAATATAACCACAATCTGTCCTGTTTtcttattaatttctattttcctGAGTGGGAATGTGTCTACTTTGTGTGTAATGTCTAAGTTCCAGCAATGGGAAAGGGACCCTGGACCTGAGACACCAGCAGCTGTGGAGATTGCAGTGTGTGAGTACTGTGAGGGTGTGTATGCCAGGGTGTACAACTGCTAGTGAGCACCAAGCTGGACTAGTCAACAAGTAGAATAAGGGGCTTGGGACCCAGGGACTGGTGTAGCCATATGTCTGGGCCAGATACTGAAAACACTAGAGGATCTGAGAGTCAGCTactggagggactgggaggcTAAACCAGCTGCAGGAGAGACCAGGGTATCTGGTAAGGTTCCCTGCTACTGAAGAAGCCTGTTTTCATGTGTGGTTTGTACCTGAGGAGCTGGGAGACCATGGGATGCTGGGGCCGAGTACTGGATAGGCTGTTGAAGGTCAGCTGCTAGTGGGACTCATGTGGCTTCTGtgcatacatgtgtatatattttCCACTGAGTGTCTTTCATGCTGGTTAGCCTGACAGGGAACAGGATCAAGGCTGTCTGTATTTGTGCAAGAGCTTTGTTTTAAATCAGCATGGATCTATGTGACAGGGCATATTTTCCTgatccaatattggggagggttcttaaacgatctcaagagcgagattaagacgcaaacgaggtcagatgctgcacaaaccttgtaagctttatttcacaaaataactgataatagcgataggacagaaggaaggagaaaggaaaagtcagtcacagaattgtctaggttggataagatcttgaagatcatccagtccaaccactaacctaagcaagcaaacaaaagagatgcagcaataTTAGTTACTACCACCACGAGTCTAGCGATGTGCCGTTGGTCCGGTTCCGGTGATGGGGGGGTTCCTGCAGGTGATGGGGAATGTCGTCACTGTGAGTATAGTGGCATGGCCATTGGTCTGGTCCCTGTGCAGGTGACGGAGAGAAAGCAAAGAGGTGAGAGCTTTGGCAGGTGAGAGCTTCAGCAGGCTAGAgcaaaaaggcaagagaaaactACTACAAGCTAGAAATGTTGCTAGAAAGGAACACGTAGCCCCTTTTATACAGTCCCCACCACTAGTTTGCTCGTTGCCACACTTGCATATCCACTGCCCCATGAACCCCCCGTGTGCACATGCCCAGATGCCCACAGTACTCGTACCGAGGGGGCAGTCGGTCATTGACGCCTTCAGCTTCCACACATCCCCCTAGTCCCCCGGCCCTGCGCACACATGCAGCTTTTCTAGCTCTGGGCTAATTTTGCCCTCCTGGCAATAGGATGCCGAGGCCCGGCCTATGAAATGGTGTGGTGCAGAAACAGAGCTGCCATTTTACACCACCCTGCGGCTCGGGGAGGGGGGTAATGGCATTACAGCCATGTCGAGGCAAAACGGCTGACACAGTCCCATAcccatatgtatgtatgtgtgcacgTGTGCCAGTTGGAAAACACATGTTCAGCCTCATTGTACTGCATGGAGATACTGGATTTGGCAGCTCCTAACAGTAGGATATATTCTGTGCTAGTATCTCAGAAACAACAAACTCTGTATGCAGTTGGAGGCAGGGAAATTCTGGGAGACAGTGAAGGCATAAAGGGGAAAGTGATGAAGGAGATTGTGTTTAACAGAAGGGAAATCCATATTAATGAAGTACCAGTATGTACAATGCCATATTAAGTACAATGACACATCCATTTCAGAATAAAGTGGTGTTTACTTTCTGGAAGGATCCCCAGAGCTCAGGTATGGAACTCTGGGGATTTATccttgagaataatttttttactgCCTGTTGGTAATCAAAACAGTGTCTCTTCAGACACACTACACAGAAAACTttggctttaaaaacaaattaatgtaGGGAGCTGAACACAGTGGAACAGCTCTTTGTGTCACCTGTTGTCTGAGTGCACAGAACTTTTTTCCTTGATCAGAAACACAGAGCTGAACAAACTGCATTTGTTCAGATGTTACAGGTAAGGAAACTCTTGTGCATAAATGTTAGTGACATTCTTCTAGCAATAACTCTCTGCTGTACAGTGTAGCTCTCAATTTGTTCAGCAATCTGAAGTTAGATATAGAATAATGGATCAAGCAACTGCAGGATTCagtataaatgcattttattaagGTAGAGAAGACACAGCAATGGATTAGAAATGCTAGCTGGTTTAATAGTGAAACGAATTGTTCTGTGAACTGTGCATTCATTTTAAAACAGACTTAATTTAAAATAGCTACTTTGAAGATGTTCTGACTTCACCTGAAATCTTCATTATGATAGCTGTTATTTTCTCCAACAGAGAAACacttccccaccccccacccccccaaaaaaaaccccgcGGAATAAGAAAGACATCACAGGCAAGCTAGGCAGTAAAGTTGTGTGAGATTGCTCAAAACTGCTCAAAGTTTGTACAGAGATTACAGCTTGCAATTCAGATCTGTATCACTCAGGATGGTGAGGGTAGTATGCACCTTCCACTGGAGTcagagggaaaaagagggagaagggagCTGCAGTGTAAAGAGTAAAGGTAACAGCATTCTtaggaaaactgttttctttcctttcccttgcTCCTTCCCTTCCAGATCCCTGTGGTGGCACTTTGTGCTGTCTCATCTCCAGGGCAGCATGCAGAATGAAACGACTGTCACAGAATTCATCCTCTTGGGGTTCTCCAGCAACCCAGCCCTGCAGTTCTGCCTCTTTGGCCTTTTCTCTGTCCTCTACTCTGCCACTCTGATGGGAAACGCACTTGTCTTTGTGCTTATCTGCCGGGACTACCGCCTCCACagccccatgtacttcttcctctgCCACCTCTCCATCTTGGACATCTGCTACTCCTCCAACAATGTCCCCCATATGCTGAGGAACCTCCTTGGACATGGCAGAACCATCTCCTTTGCTGGATGTGGGACACAGATACATCTTTATTTAATCTTTGCACTTACAGAGTGCGTGCTGCTGGCCGTGATGTCTTATGATCGCTACGTGGCAATCTGCCACCCCCTGCGCTACGCCCTCATCATGAACTGGAGGCTGTGCCTCACTCTTGCTGCAGTTTCGTGGGCTTTTGGGTTTGTATTTGGTACACTACAAGCGTCTCTGGCTTTACACCTGCCTTTTTGTGGCCCATGTGAGGTTGACCACTTCTTCTGTGAAATCCTTGCTGTCCTAAAGCTAGCCTGCACTGACACTACTGCCAATAAAGTCCTGATCTTTGCTGTTTGCGtgtgcttcctcctcttccctttaGCCTTAATCCTAATTTCCTACCTGCACATCCTGGCCACTGTTCTGCGCATCCGCTCTACGCCAGGGTGGCACAAAACATTCTCCACCTGTGGCTCCCACCTGACAGTGGTGGGTCTGTTTTATGGAAACGCTATCTTCATGTACATGGGGCCTGGGAGCAGTAACTCATCTGGGAGGGAGAAAGTTCTTTCCCTTTTCTACAGTCTTGTCAGCCCCTGTTTGAACCCCCTGATTTACAGTCTGAGGAATAAGCAGGTGAAGGAAGCCTTGATGAAGCTTCAGAGAAGAAGAGTCTTT from Athene noctua chromosome 3, bAthNoc1.hap1.1, whole genome shotgun sequence encodes the following:
- the LOC141958449 gene encoding olfactory receptor 2A12-like isoform X1, with translation MKEINETTVTEFILLGFSSNPALQFCLFGLFSVLYSATLMGNALVFVLICRDYRLHSPMYFFLCHLSILDICYSSNNVPHMLRNLLGHGRTISFAGCGTQIHLYLIFALTECVLLAVMSYDRYVAICHPLRYALIMNWRLCLTLAAVSWAFGFVFGTLQASLALHLPFCGPCEVDHFFCEILAVLKLACTDTTANKVLIFAVCVCFLLFPLALILISYLHILATVLRIRSTPGWHKTFSTCGSHLTVVGLFYGNAIFMYMGPGSSNSSGREKVLSLFYSLVSPCLNPLIYSLRNKQVKEALMKLQRRRVFHSM
- the LOC141958449 gene encoding olfactory receptor 2A12-like isoform X3, whose product is MQNETTVTEFILLGFSSNPALQFCLFGLFSVLYSATLMGNALVFVLICRDYRLHSPMYFFLCHLSILDICYSSNNVPHMLRNLLGHGRTISFAGCGTQIHLYLIFALTECVLLAVMSYDRYVAICHPLRYALIMNWRLCLTLAAVSWAFGFVFGTLQASLALHLPFCGPCEVDHFFCEILAVLKLACTDTTANKVLIFAVCVCFLLFPLALILISYLHILATVLRIRSTPGWHKTFSTCGSHLTVVGLFYGNAIFMYMGPGSSNSSGREKVLSLFYSLVSPCLNPLIYSLRNKQVKEALMKLQRRRVFHSM
- the LOC141958449 gene encoding olfactory receptor 2A12-like isoform X2; translated protein: MGNNETTVTEFILLGFSSNPALQFCLFGLFSVLYSATLMGNALVFVLICRDYRLHSPMYFFLCHLSILDICYSSNNVPHMLRNLLGHGRTISFAGCGTQIHLYLIFALTECVLLAVMSYDRYVAICHPLRYALIMNWRLCLTLAAVSWAFGFVFGTLQASLALHLPFCGPCEVDHFFCEILAVLKLACTDTTANKVLIFAVCVCFLLFPLALILISYLHILATVLRIRSTPGWHKTFSTCGSHLTVVGLFYGNAIFMYMGPGSSNSSGREKVLSLFYSLVSPCLNPLIYSLRNKQVKEALMKLQRRRVFHSM